One part of the Osmerus mordax isolate fOsmMor3 chromosome 18, fOsmMor3.pri, whole genome shotgun sequence genome encodes these proteins:
- the cica gene encoding protein capicua homolog isoform X7, translating into MKPIKSQGRRSPPSTRAKGGKRRGVGGDSLDGGEKRDSDENRDHAPSPRGHTSPDSSQEEPILSQSMGHAHREECGNVSEEHPRTLGTHNDSSSGGSSTASANNSPNPASSRKTATFKARVPKKKYTSEHCAIAVGNPSTPPLQQNSTGSTVGGVHGSMVGRQSSSSSSSSSSSGSASMTGESGVQCRDSRGAGEEYPILSRVPQGIASDLPALERGRGADREREAPPPSPVVRCSSTDTASEHSADLEVSDPRPHPADIRPQHTPPGPAPGAHTLMHAPRSLPEALAETLAKGLKNQRVLARQACAKAGETGDEVERRRGEGEAAMDFVFRAGVVRRVSGEHGSLEVQLNGEKGLCRYPFCEGPREEPVDIVLDAPPPGSQPVAIGTGVCVPFGSGAAEDLGEPQRQWYREGVITQVDSHPAVAYPYRVLLCEDRRAPSGGEDGVSRAAAGTTQAVWVSRQSLRLLVPPWDLDLPGGGETGPEGDGERGMEREDREEMDVEQELCRLSRGMAPGMGSVLGRGGLSYPATAPPSSSSSTVSSPVTPASVLSLGPARDWDRDLERERDIQRKQERERERERPKHHPFLPLTPEEDMEVSHFSMVPIGATIPSAKVMGVSQHRPILSKPPPGYLSPHLSVVRGIGTPLGPHLALNPHPPPSPVLLGLDSATVGMGVISTPQLPPLPPISSSSSSSSSRPSQEKTPSASGGGAGSGSSSRSRTPLTAAQQKYKKGDVVCTPTGIRKKFNGKQWRRLCSREGCSKESQRRGYCSRHLSMRTKEMEASGGGVRDRGGASSTGTLTPSDLRLGGGRTSSEFDWDETSRDSSEASSRGGDSRPRLVLPSLLPQDLSRFDFDECEAATMLVSLGSSRSGTPFSPISNQSPFSPTPSPSPSPLFGFRPATFSPIAAPPSLTPRRHRHLSGTKMGTPGSDRERHLSGIVPTFQTNLTFTVPMSPSKRKLDAPPPPLPVSQDYAKPDQLGALVGSEAFHVLSPQSQPTTPSSLSFPRPRSATSRPPSSAASTPPPMLVSPTPPSPLPQEPSPRRLVPLRDSPVIVRNPDVPLAKFSDGPLARRERRSRELSQPPHLSSGLQAPVPINGAATNGAVLLRNPTSTLVLVTSSQSLTPATSHSSPASSGSMAGSALSGTGGRERDRKSGGHQDGIGGVLPQPVACHPSPTALLPLILPAESPHPAPRKDIIMGRPGTVWTNVEPRSVPVFPWHSLVPFLEPSQSAASAHPADSQELVNQSKEPRCAVALVGDGQAAPPDTERGSPSCPPPASDSQPAERGIADSETESDADDPFFPSVSEPPSSTGPMKRRTQSLSALPKDGDRKREKDHIRRPMNAFMIFSKRHRALVHQRHPNQDNRTVSKILGEWWYALGPNEKQKYHDLAFQVKEAHFRAHPDWKWCNKDRRKSLSEGRGTPGAKEARERSMSESTEPPPVSQASEGKAVASGWAGGGAERRVGGLYGGQVPRPRAFSQSAVHNLERQEPETGLEKLCQEGTGSFHSRLPPLSLLQRRTSEDVTSDEERMVICEEEGDDDVMEDSIDLKCKERVTDSEEDEPDGQGGSQTGVHSSLPFSASTQESAAGGSTDSSEKKRKKGMEGGEEGRGGSKRGVEPAGGGGKVGGGQTDSSSGSVLNTLPPPPLGHGINQVLGAVSMAPTIVTNVVRPITSTPIPIVSKPMEGPVALSALPQEKATLLIGGAGGGTITAGGGYLSSSSPNSVSVGGVGPGGLVTSLVLGGSFPAQPAIQLITPPHPLSCTAPSLSHSTLPLPLLQPQFLPASSLTPPGAKQPVTQLQYILPTLSASSNPKSPSPQLPQQPTSILALPFSPPTHVSLANGVHSGAVAAVGGVSPAARVQAQSPVLQSKMLVPMATVRTGSTPPQPISLVAPPLPVQNGIQTGNKIIQIAPMPVVQTNVHPTGAVHTGNPFPVSMATALMAPGSAPPQTVLLSSPATRITYVQSPPGVVSTATVQAPPPEPAYLPSPLATLGFTAIAPAGHTLVQPIVAGQPPMLAPAPPRSANGSCPSQPPGSASMGPGANHQFLTAIYPSPNVTLATGVVSMATAPVVATAAALAGVPGALAQPASVCLQGLMPHTLLGEAEPGQDDTGERQRGKEREIKRENLADCTTDVEATAGVKEERGAPRRIKEENTSEDYDSPREKQQTRGDWEREGGWEREVKKESEEGSWEAGRPRERDERSTPDGDSRGGNSKETGPRDSLPRSPLPPPSGLDTPLPPPPCDRDPAPSAKRIKFRPPPLKRTPDSVDKLSWCVVLCSDRLSPSPRCRGAQGALGVLL; encoded by the exons ATGAAGCCCATCAAGAGTCAAGGCAGGCGCTCCCCGCCCTCCACCAGGGccaagggggggaagaggagaggggtggggggcgacAGCCTGGACGGGGGCGAGAAGAGAGACTCGGACGAAAACAGAGACCATGCACCCTCCCCCAGGGGCCACACCTCCCCAGATTCCTCTCAGGAGGAGCCTATTTTGTCGCAGTCCATGGGCCATGCCCACCGAGAGGAGTGTGGGAATGTGTCCGAGGAGCATCCAAGGACCCTGGGAACACACAACGACAGCAGCAGTGGCGGTAGCAGCACGGCTAGCGCCAACAACAGCCCTAACCCCGCCTCCAGCCGCAAGACCGCCACCTTCAAGGCCCGCGTTCCCAAGAAGAAGTACACGTCGGAGCACTGTGCCATCGCCGTCGGCAACCCCAGCACGCCACCCCTGCAGCAGAACAGCACCGGCAGCACTGTGGGTGGAGTCCACGGCAGTATGGTGGGCCGACAGTCTTCATCATCCTCgtcgtcatcctcctcctcaggttCGGCTTCgatgacaggagagagtggggtacagtgcagagacagcaggggggcaggagaggaataCCCCATCCTCAGCAGAGTCCCTCAGGGCATTGCCTCTGACCTCCCAgccctggagagggggagaggggcagacagggagcgagaggcgcccccccccagccctgtggtGCGATGCTCCTCCACGGACACGGCCAGCGAGCACTCTGCCGACCTGGAGGTCAGTGACCCGCGGCCCCACCCCGCCGACATacgcccccaacacacacccccagGGCCCGCCCCCGGggctcacacactcatgcatgccCCCCGGAGCCTGCCAGAGGCCCTGGCCGAGACCCTGGCCAAGGGGCTGAAGAACCAACGCGTCTTGGCTCGGCAGGCGTGCGCGAAGGCAGGGGAGACGGGCGATGAGGTGGAgcggcggaggggggagggcgaggcCGCCATGGACTTCGTGTTCCGAGCGGGCGTCGTGCGGAGGGTGAGCGGCGAGCATGGCAGCCTGGAGGTTCAGCTGAATGGCGAGAAGGGCCTGTGCCGCTACCCGTTCTGCGAGGGCCCGCGAGAGGAGCCTGTAGACATCGTCCTGGATGCCCCGCCCCCAGGCTCCCAGCCCGTAGCCATCGGCACTGGCGTGTGCGTTCCATTCGGAAGCGGGGCCGCTGAGGACCTCGGCGAGCCGCAGAGGCAGTGGTACCGGGAGGGTGTGATCACCCAGGTGGACAGCCACCCCGCCGTGGCATACCCCTACCGCGTGCTGCTGTGCGAGGACAGGAGAGCGCCCTCCGGTGGCGAGGACGGGGTCAGTAGGGCCGCCGCGGGCACCACGCAGGCCGTGTGGGTCTCCCGACAGAGCCTGCGTCTGCTGGTGCCCCCCTGGGACCTGGACCTGCCCGGGGGCGGGGAAACAGGGCCGGAGggcgacggagagagggggatggagagggaggacagggaggagatggacgTGGAGCAGGAGCTGTGTCGTCTGAGTCGAGGGATGGCGCCGGGCATGGGGTCTGTGTTGGGGCGTGGCGGGCTTTCCTACCCTGCCACAGCtccgccttcctcctcctcctccaccgtcAGCTCCCCTGTGACCCCCGCCTCTGTGCTCAGCCTGGGGCCCGCCAGAGACTGGGACagggacctggagagagagagggacatccagaggaaacaggagagagagagggagcgagagaggcccAAACaccatcccttccttcctctcacccCCGAAGAAGACATGGAGGTGTCCCACTTCAGCATGGTGCCAATTGGGGCAACCATACCAAGCGCCAAGGTCATGGGGGTGTCCCAGCACCGACCCATCCTCTCCAAGCCCCCCCCAGGCTACCTCAGCCCCCACCTCTCTGTGGTGCGAGGCATCGGGACTCCCCTGGGCCCCCACCTGGCCCTCAAcccgcacccccctccctccccagtgctTCTAGGCCTGGATTCTGCCACGGTGGGAATGGGGGTCATCTCtaccccccagctcccccctctcccccctatttcctcctcctcctcctcctcctcctccagaccctcccaggAGAAGACTCCCTCGGCCTCcggcgggggggcggggtcgGGGTCGTCTTCGCGCTCCCGGACACCTCTGACGGCCGCCCAGCAGAAGTACAAGAAGGGCGACGTTGTGTGCACGCCCACGGGCATCCGCAAGAAGTTCAACGGCAAACAGTGGAGGCGCCTGTGCTCCCGCGAGGGCTGCTCCAAGGAGTCCCAGCGCCGGGGCTACTGCTCCAGACACCTCTCCATGAGGACCAAGGAGATGGAGGCCAGCGGAGGGGGGGTCCGCGACCGCGGCGGGGCCAGCAGCACCggcaccctcaccccctcagacCTGCGGCTCGGAGGGGGCAGGACCAGCTCCGAGTTTGACTGGGACGAGACGTCGAGGGACAGCAGCGAGGCCAGCAGCAGGGGTGGAGACTCCAGGCCCCGcctcgtcctcccctccctcctgccccaggaCCTGTCTCGCTTCGACTTTGACGAGTGCGAGGCGGCGACCATGTTGGTTTCCCTGGGAAGCTCTCGCTCCGggacccccttctcccccatatCCAACCAGTCGCcattctcccccaccccctcgccctccccttcccctctctttggCTTCCGCCCTGCCACCTTCAGCCCCATCGCTGCTCCGCCCTCCCTTACCCCGAGGCGTCACCGCCACCTCAGCGGCACCAAGATGGGCACCCCCGGCTCGGACCGCGAGCGTCACCTGTCGGGCATCGTGCCCACCTTCCAGACCAACCTTACCTTCACAGTGCCCATGAGCCCCAGCAAGCGCAAGCTGGAcgctccccctccgcccctgcCCGTGTCCCAGGACTACGCCAAGCCAGACCAGCTGGGGGCGCTGGTGGGCAGCGAGGCCTTCCAcgtcctctccccccagagccagcccaccaccccttcctccctctccttcccccgtcCCCGCAGTGCCACCagccgccccccctcctccgccgcctccaccccccctcccatgcTGGTGTCCCCCACTCCGCCCTCGCCCCTCCCACAGGAGCCCAGCCCCCGTCGCCTCGTGCCCCTCCGGGACTCCCCCGTCATCGTCAGGAACCCGGACGTCCCCCTGGCTAAGTTCTCCGACGGCCCCCTGGCGAGGAGGGAGCGACGGAGCCGCGAGCTGAGCCAGCCCCCCCACCTGTCCTCCGGCCTTCAGGCGCCCGTCCCCATCAACGGCGCCGCCACCAACGGCGCCGTGCTCCTCCGAAACCCCACCTCCACGCTGGTCCTCGTCACCTCCTCCCAGTCACTCACGCCTGCGACCTCCCACTCCAGCCCCGCCTCCAGCGGCTCCATGGCAGGCTCCGCCCTCTCCGGCAccgggggcagggagagagacaggaagtcagggggGCACCAAGATGGCATTGGGGGGGTGCTTCCCCAGCCGGTGGCatgccacccctcccccacggcTCTGCTGCCCCTCATCCTGCCCGCTGAGTCACCTCATCCCGCCCCTCGCAAGGACATCATCATGGGACGCCCGGGCACAG TTTGGACCAATGTGGAGCCCCGGTCAGTCCCTGTGTTCCCCTGGCATTCATTGGTTCCTTTCCTGGAGCCCAGCCAATCGGCTGCTTCTGCCCACCCTGCTGATAGCCAAGAGCTTGTCAATCAAAGCAAAG AGCCTCGTTGTGCCGTGGCCCTGGTGGGTGATGGGCAGGCGGCTCCACCAGACACAGAGCGGGGATCTCCCTCATGCCCGCCTCCCGCAAGCGACAGCCAACCAGCAGAGAGGGGCATAGCTGAcagcgagacagagagtgacGCAGATGACCC GTTCTTCCCAAGTGTGTCAGAACCTCCGTCCTCTACTGGTCCTATGAAGCGCAGAACACAGTCCTTGAGTGCGCTGCCCAAAGACGGAGACAGGAAG aGGGAAAAGGACCACATTCGGCGGCCAATGAACGCGTTCATGATCTTCAGCAAGCGCCACCGCGCTCTGGTCCACCAGCGGCACCCCAACCAGGACAACCGCACGGTCAGCAAGATCCTGGGGGAGTGGTGGTACGCCCTGGGGCCCAACGAGAAGCAGAAGTACCACGACCTGGCCTTCCAG GTGAAGGAGGCCCATTTCAGGGCTCACCCAGACTGGAAGTGGTGTAACAAGGACAGGAGGAAGTCTCTGTCTGAGGGGCGGGGCACCCCGGGGGCCAAGGAGGCCCGCGAGAGGAGCATGTCTGAaagcacag agccCCCTCCTGTATCCCAGGCGTCAGAGGGAAAGGCCGTGGCCTcaggctgggccggtggtggggCTGAGCGGCGAGTGGGCGGCCTCTACGGAGGCCAGGTGCCACGCCCCCGAGCTTTCTCCCAGAGCGCAGTTCACaacctggagagacaggagccAGAGACAGGCCTGGAGAAG ttgTGTCAGGAAGGGACAGGGTCATTCCATAgccgtctccctcccctctctctgttgcaGCGCAGGACTAGCGAGGACGTAACCAGCGACGAGGAGCGCATGGTCATCTGTGAAGAAGAAGgggatgatgatgtcatgg agGATTCCATAGACCTGAAGTGCAAGGAGAGAGTGACTGACAGTGAGGAGGATGAGCCTGATGGACAG gGTGGCAGCCAGACAGgggtccactcctccctccccttctccgcCTCCACCCAGGAGAGCGCTGCGGGGGGCAGCACAGACAGCtctgagaagaagaggaagaaagggatggagggaggggaggaagggaggggaggatctAAAAGAGGAGTCGAGccggcgggaggaggaggaaaagtagGAGGGGGGCAGACTGACTCCTCCTCTGGGTCAGTCCTGAACacgctgcccccccctcctctgggacATGGTATCAACCAGGTGCTGGGTGCTGTCTCCATGGCCCCCACCATTGTGACCAATGTGGTACGACCCATAACCAGCACGCCCATCCCAATCGTCAGCAAGCCAATGGAAGGACCCGTGGCTCTCAGCGCACTCCCCCAAGAGAAAGCCACACTTCTtattggaggagcaggaggcgggACAATCACAGCAGGGGGTGGGTAcctgtcctcatcctcccccaatTCGGTCAGTGTAGGCGGGGTTGGGCCCGGGGGATTGGTCACCAGCCTTGTACTGGGAGGATCTTTCCCTGCCCAGCCAGCCATTCAGCTGATAACCCCTCCCCACCCGCTCTCCTGCACTGCTCCTAGCCTCTCCCACTCCAccttgcccctccccctgctacaGCCACAGTTCCTCCCCGCCTCCTCGCTCACGCCCCCCGGCGCCAAACAGCCAGTCACACAGCTCCAGTACATCTTGCCCACCCTCTCCGCCAGCAGCAACCCCaagagcccctccccccagctacCCCAGCAGCCAACCAGCATCCTCGCCTTGCCCTTCTCCCCGCCCACCCATGTGTCCCTGGCCAATGGAGTGCACTCGggggcagtggcagcagtgggAGGGGTCAGCCCCGCAGCAAGAG TCCAAGCACAGTCTCCAGTCTTGCAGAGCAAGATGCTGGTTCCCATGGCAACAGTGAGAACAGGTTCTACTCCTCCTCAACCTATTTCCCTGGTggccccgccccttcctgtGCAGAATGGCATCCAGACAGGAAACAAG ATAATCCAGATAGCTCCCATGCCAGTGGTCCAGACCAACGTCCATCCCACTGGAGCAGTGCACACTGGGAACCCATTccctgtttccatggcaacggCGCTGATGGCGCCGGGCTCCGCCCCGCCTCAGACAGTGCTGCTGAGCTCGCCCGCGACGAG gATCACCTATGTTCAGTCCCCCCCTGGGGTGGTCTCCACGGCAACCGTCCAAGCCCCCCCTCCAGAGCCCGCCTACCTGCCATCTCCCCTGGCAACGCTGGGCTTCACTGCCATCGCCCCAGCAGGCCATACACTGGTTCAGCCAATCGTAGCAGGCCAGCCTCCCATgctagccccagcccctccccggTCAGCCAACGGCAGCTGTCCGTCACAACCTCCCGGCTCCGCCTCCATGGGTCCAGGAGCCAATCACCAGTTTCTCACTGCCATTTACCCCTCCCCGAACGTCACTCTGGCGACTGGAGTAGTTTCTATGGCGACGGCGCCGGTGGTAGCCACAGCCGCCGCTCTGGCTGGTGTGCCGGGGGCGCTGGCACAGCCCGCTAGCGTGTGTCTGCAAGGGCTGatgccacacacactcctgggggAAGCAGAGCCTGGGCAGGAcgacacaggagagaggcagagagggaaggagagggagataaagagggagaacCTGGCCGACTGTACCACTGACGTGGAGGCGACAG CAGGtgtaaaggaggagagaggagccccTCGACGCATCAAAGAGGAGAACACCAGCGAGGACTACGACTCCCCCCGCGAGAAGCAGCAGACCAGGGgcgactgggagagagagggcggctgggagagggaggtgaagaaggagagtGAAGAGGGCAGCTGGGAGGCCGGGAGGCCCAGGGAGAGGGACGAGCGCAGCACACCGGACGGGGACAGCAGAGGAGGCAACAGCAAGGAG acTGGACCCAGggactccctccctcgctcccctctgccccctccctcaggATTGGACACTCCTCTGCCGCCACCTCCCTGTGACCGAGACCCTGCCCCCTCTGCCAAGAGGATCAAGTTCCGCCCACCGCCACTCAAGAGGACCCCTGACTCAGTTGACAA GTTGTCCTGGTGTGTGGTGCTTTGTTCcgaccgtctctctccctcccctcgttGCCGCGGCGCCCAGGGTGCTCTCGGGGTCCTACTTTGA